The Rickettsiales bacterium genome includes a region encoding these proteins:
- a CDS encoding helix-turn-helix domain-containing protein, with amino-acid sequence MKSKKRNIGQEILESIESIKSGKGKRYKVYTSDDIKKVRNKLELSQSGFASILHVSTRTLQAWEQGRRNPSGAALALLTIAAARPDVIQQVLKPSSYN; translated from the coding sequence ATGAAAAGCAAAAAACGGAATATTGGACAAGAAATTCTTGAGTCTATTGAGAGTATTAAGTCAGGTAAGGGAAAACGATATAAAGTTTATACATCTGATGATATAAAAAAAGTACGTAATAAATTGGAATTGAGTCAGTCAGGTTTTGCTAGCATTCTTCACGTAAGTACACGTACTTTACAAGCTTGGGAGCAGGGAAGGCGTAACCCGTCTGGTGCCGCTCTTGCTTTGCTTACTATTGCCGCTGCTAGGCCGGATGTGATTCAGCAGGTACTAAAGCCATCATCATATAATTAG
- a CDS encoding transcriptional regulator, producing MYTFAESALFGKQVYNYLSDREYTDLQWYLSNTPDSGDVIKGSGGIRKLRFSAKGKGKRSGVRVIYYLQNSIGEIWLLTIYAKNEDDTIPTDILKKIREQFE from the coding sequence ATGTATACATTTGCTGAATCAGCATTATTTGGAAAGCAAGTATATAATTATCTGAGTGATAGAGAATATACGGACTTACAGTGGTATTTATCAAATACACCAGATTCAGGTGATGTAATAAAAGGTAGTGGTGGTATACGCAAGCTAAGATTTTCTGCAAAAGGGAAAGGTAAGCGTAGTGGTGTAAGGGTGATATATTATCTACAAAATTCTATTGGTGAAATATGGTTACTTACCATTTACGCCAAAAATGAAGATGATACTATACCAACAGACATACTAAAGAAGATACGAGAACAGTTTGAATAG
- the purB gene encoding adenylosuccinate lyase: MIPRYSRPEMVSIWTDQTKYQIWFEIEAHACDALAELGVIPKSAAKTIWEKGGFDPARIDEIERVTKHDVIAFLTNVAEYVGEDARFLHQGMTSSDVLDTCLSVQLSRATDILLADMDALLAAIKKRAFETKDFVTVGRSHGIHAEPLTFGLKLAGYYAEFTRCKERLIVARKEIATCAISGAVGTFANIDPFVEKYVAEKLGLESEPVSTQVIPRDRHAMYFATLGVIASSMERLAVEVRHLQRTEVLEAEEFFSAGQKGSSAMPHKRNPVLSENVTGLARLVRGYVTPALENVALWHERDISHSSVERMIAPDATVTTDFALNRLTGIIDKLVIYPERMQANMDKLGGLVFSQRVLLALTQAGISREDSYRFVQRNAMKVWEEGKDFYTELCADKEVTDRLPPDKLKALFDPAYHTKHVDTIFKRVFE, translated from the coding sequence ATGATACCACGCTATTCCCGCCCTGAAATGGTTAGTATATGGACTGACCAAACAAAATACCAAATCTGGTTTGAGATTGAAGCCCACGCCTGTGACGCTCTGGCTGAACTCGGAGTTATCCCTAAATCCGCAGCGAAGACCATCTGGGAAAAAGGTGGTTTTGACCCTGCACGTATTGATGAAATTGAGCGCGTAACCAAGCATGACGTTATCGCCTTCCTTACCAATGTCGCGGAATATGTCGGCGAGGACGCAAGGTTTCTCCATCAAGGCATGACCAGCTCAGACGTGCTTGACACCTGTCTTTCAGTGCAGCTTTCGCGTGCTACCGATATTTTACTCGCCGATATGGACGCTCTACTTGCCGCCATTAAAAAACGCGCATTTGAGACCAAAGACTTTGTGACTGTCGGTAGAAGTCATGGTATCCATGCCGAGCCACTTACCTTCGGCTTGAAGCTTGCTGGATATTACGCTGAATTTACCCGCTGCAAAGAAAGGTTAATTGTTGCCCGCAAAGAAATCGCCACCTGTGCTATCTCCGGCGCTGTTGGTACATTCGCTAATATTGACCCATTCGTGGAAAAATATGTCGCGGAAAAATTAGGGCTTGAGTCAGAACCAGTTTCCACGCAAGTTATCCCCCGTGACCGCCACGCCATGTATTTCGCGACACTAGGAGTTATAGCAAGCTCTATGGAACGCTTGGCGGTAGAAGTCCGTCACCTTCAACGCACCGAAGTGCTGGAAGCGGAAGAATTCTTCTCCGCCGGACAGAAAGGCAGCTCCGCCATGCCGCATAAGCGCAATCCTGTGTTGTCGGAAAATGTCACGGGACTGGCGCGACTGGTACGTGGTTATGTCACCCCTGCCCTTGAAAATGTGGCGCTCTGGCATGAGCGTGATATTTCACACTCATCTGTTGAACGGATGATTGCACCGGATGCGACAGTTACCACGGATTTTGCCTTAAACCGCCTTACCGGAATTATTGACAAGCTAGTTATTTATCCTGAGCGGATGCAGGCGAATATGGATAAGCTCGGTGGTTTGGTTTTCTCACAGCGTGTGCTATTAGCCCTCACTCAAGCTGGTATCAGCCGTGAGGATTCTTACCGGTTCGTGCAGCGCAACGCCATGAAAGTTTGGGAAGAAGGCAAAGACTTCTATACTGAGCTTTGCGCTGATAAAGAAGTAACTGACCGCCTGCCTCCGGACAAATTAAAAGCGCTATTTGATCCTGCCTATCACACTAAACATGTGGATACCATCTTCAAACGGGTGTTTGAGTGA
- the ilvC gene encoding ketol-acid reductoisomerase, with protein MRVYYDNDADLNLIKNKKIAIIGYGSQGHAHAANLRDSGIKEVRVALKPDSISVAKAKSAKFEVMTPAEAASWADIIMILTPDETQADLYNSEIAPNVKKVTSLVFAHGFNIHFGLIEPRADMDVWMVAPKGPGHTVRGEYQKGGGVPCLVAVHQDASGNALELALAYASAVGGGRSGIIETTFREECETDLFGEQAVLCGGVSALIQAGFETLVEAGYAPEMAYFECLHEVKLIVDLIYEGGIANMRYSVSNTAEYGDYVTGKRIINSRTKAEMKKVLDDIQSGRFARDWMLENKSGKPSFKATRRLQAEHPIEEVGNKLREMMPWITKNKLVDKAKN; from the coding sequence ATGAGAGTTTACTACGATAATGACGCTGATCTTAATCTAATAAAAAATAAAAAAATAGCTATAATTGGCTATGGTAGTCAGGGGCACGCCCATGCCGCTAATCTTCGTGATTCTGGCATCAAAGAGGTACGTGTCGCTCTAAAACCTGATTCAATAAGTGTCGCCAAAGCTAAATCAGCTAAGTTTGAGGTAATGACTCCAGCAGAAGCCGCCTCTTGGGCTGATATTATCATGATACTTACTCCAGATGAGACTCAAGCCGACCTATACAACAGTGAGATAGCTCCTAATGTTAAAAAAGTAACTAGCCTTGTTTTCGCTCACGGCTTTAACATTCATTTTGGGCTTATTGAACCAAGAGCGGATATGGATGTGTGGATGGTAGCTCCTAAAGGTCCTGGCCATACTGTTCGCGGTGAATATCAAAAAGGTGGTGGTGTTCCATGCCTAGTAGCCGTGCATCAAGACGCTTCTGGCAATGCTCTGGAACTAGCTCTTGCCTATGCCAGCGCAGTTGGTGGTGGTCGTTCTGGCATAATAGAAACAACTTTCCGTGAGGAATGTGAAACCGACTTATTTGGTGAACAAGCTGTACTTTGTGGCGGTGTTTCCGCACTTATTCAAGCCGGTTTTGAAACTCTTGTTGAGGCGGGATACGCTCCTGAAATGGCATATTTTGAATGCTTGCATGAGGTAAAACTCATTGTTGACCTTATATATGAAGGTGGTATCGCCAATATGCGCTATAGTGTTTCCAACACCGCTGAATACGGGGATTATGTAACAGGAAAGCGCATCATAAATTCCAGAACTAAAGCTGAAATGAAAAAAGTCTTAGATGATATACAATCAGGACGTTTCGCCCGTGACTGGATGTTAGAAAATAAATCTGGCAAACCATCATTTAAGGCAACACGCCGTTTGCAAGCGGAGCATCCGATAGAGGAAGTAGGAAATAAATTAAGGGAAATGATGCCTTGGATTACCAAAAATAAATTAGTGGACAAAGCTAAGAATTAG
- a CDS encoding YMGG-like glycine zipper-containing protein codes for MKKIFGTIIALTTIVPLSACGNTTSDRALSGAGIGAGVGAVGGAIIGGDPVTGAAVGGAVGAAVGAVVKEENLDLGKPIWK; via the coding sequence ATGAAAAAAATTTTCGGTACTATTATTGCCTTAACAACTATTGTGCCTCTATCAGCATGTGGCAACACAACTAGTGACCGTGCCTTGAGTGGCGCTGGTATCGGAGCCGGTGTTGGTGCTGTAGGCGGCGCTATAATCGGCGGCGATCCAGTAACCGGCGCGGCGGTCGGTGGTGCGGTTGGCGCTGCCGTTGGTGCTGTAGTAAAAGAAGAGAATTTAGATCTTGGCAAACCAATCTGGAAATAG
- the lepB gene encoding signal peptidase I, with amino-acid sequence MDKIETTDKDTDVKEKEYPWDGFLKTIVFAVLLALVVRSFLFEPFHIPSGSMKSNLLVGDYLFVSKYSYGYSRYSFPLGLPLFSGRVMASKPKRGDVVVFRYPPHPRIDYIKRVIGLPGDMVQVKEGYVYINGKKLERKRVADFSDIEGNIIETIPRFVETLPEGKNITILKENLPDPYMTTGEEIESYYLANNTPEYTVPEGHYFVMGDNRDNSRDSRFEVGFVPEENLVGRAEIIWFSTNGTSKLLEPFSWFKTMRIERFFKIIN; translated from the coding sequence ATGGATAAAATAGAAACCACGGACAAAGATACTGACGTTAAGGAGAAGGAATATCCTTGGGATGGCTTTCTTAAAACGATAGTTTTTGCCGTACTGTTGGCTTTAGTTGTCCGCAGCTTTCTGTTTGAGCCTTTTCACATCCCATCTGGTTCTATGAAAAGCAACCTTCTGGTTGGTGATTACCTGTTCGTTTCTAAATATTCCTATGGATATAGCAGATATTCCTTTCCTCTTGGTCTACCTTTATTTTCGGGAAGGGTAATGGCTTCAAAACCCAAAAGAGGAGATGTAGTAGTATTTCGCTACCCTCCACACCCTCGTATTGACTACATAAAAAGGGTTATCGGGCTTCCCGGTGATATGGTTCAAGTAAAAGAAGGTTATGTTTATATAAATGGCAAAAAACTTGAGCGTAAACGTGTGGCGGACTTTTCTGACATTGAAGGCAATATAATAGAGACTATACCACGTTTTGTAGAAACCCTTCCAGAAGGCAAGAATATAACCATATTAAAGGAAAACCTACCAGATCCTTATATGACTACGGGAGAGGAAATTGAGAGTTATTATCTGGCTAATAATACTCCTGAATATACAGTACCGGAAGGGCATTATTTTGTTATGGGCGACAATCGTGATAATTCACGTGACAGCCGTTTTGAAGTTGGGTTTGTTCCTGAGGAAAATTTAGTGGGAAGAGCCGAGATAATCTGGTTTTCAACCAATGGCACATCAAAGCTTCTTGAGCCTTTCAGTTGGTTCAAGACCATGCGCATAGAACGTTTTTTCAAAATTATTAATTAA
- the rnc gene encoding ribonuclease III has translation MKQLQKNIGYTFNDTSLLELALTHPSVNKKKNYQRLEFLGDSVVGMLVAHIIYDMFPQEKEGELARRLSLLVRGDTLAKVANKIDLGKYLIVSTSEEKSGGRERSSNLEDAMEALIGAIYLDGGIKAATDFVTPRWKEIAADIPEAVKDAKTELQEWAQGRGLPLPSYKMIKTEGSDHSPIFTIEVTVSGYAPATASAGSKKTAQQEAATELLGILKNL, from the coding sequence ATGAAACAATTACAAAAAAATATCGGCTATACTTTCAACGATACAAGTTTGCTGGAATTAGCCCTTACTCATCCCAGTGTAAATAAAAAGAAAAACTACCAACGCCTTGAGTTTCTTGGTGATTCAGTTGTTGGAATGTTGGTCGCCCACATCATTTATGATATGTTCCCACAAGAAAAAGAAGGAGAACTAGCACGCCGCCTTTCCCTATTAGTGCGCGGTGATACATTGGCTAAAGTAGCAAATAAAATTGATCTTGGAAAATATCTTATAGTCTCAACAAGCGAAGAAAAATCTGGTGGCAGAGAACGTTCCTCAAACCTTGAGGACGCTATGGAAGCGTTAATCGGAGCGATTTATCTGGATGGTGGGATAAAAGCGGCTACCGATTTCGTAACTCCTCGTTGGAAGGAAATTGCCGCTGATATTCCTGAAGCGGTAAAAGACGCGAAAACCGAACTACAAGAATGGGCACAAGGTAGAGGGCTACCACTTCCTTCCTATAAAATGATTAAAACCGAAGGCTCTGACCACTCTCCAATATTTACCATAGAAGTAACGGTATCAGGTTACGCTCCAGCGACCGCGAGCGCTGGCTCTAAGAAAACCGCTCAACAGGAAGCGGCAACAGAATTACTCGGCATACTGAAAAACCTATGA
- the era gene encoding GTPase Era — protein MTTSNNSTDKQKCGIIAIVGAPNAGKSTLLNYMIGGKLSIVTPKVQTTRFNIRGIYTHENSQLVFIDTPGIFNPDKKFEQAMVSAAWSAISDSDIVLLLIDAAKGINDGLLTIISKLKEKTDKPVCLLLNKIDAIKKSELFDLAAACDKVGNFHKIFMVSALKGSGVSDVTSYLANNIPAHPWLYPDAQISDISMRMLAAEITREKLFLRLNKEIPYSIMVETESWDEKDNSIKIAQAIYVQKEGQKKIVIGKNGAMLKAIGIASRKELEKLTDKKIHLSLFVKIKERWKDNSETYKLLGLEFKR, from the coding sequence ATGACCACCAGTAACAACTCAACCGATAAACAAAAATGTGGGATTATCGCTATTGTCGGCGCACCAAACGCTGGCAAATCCACTTTACTGAATTATATGATCGGCGGAAAACTCTCTATAGTTACTCCAAAAGTACAAACCACCAGATTTAATATACGTGGCATCTATACCCATGAGAACTCTCAATTAGTATTTATAGATACACCGGGAATTTTCAATCCTGATAAAAAATTTGAACAGGCAATGGTAAGTGCCGCATGGTCAGCCATTTCCGATAGCGATATTGTCTTACTATTAATAGACGCGGCAAAAGGTATAAATGATGGCTTGCTTACCATTATCAGCAAGCTAAAAGAAAAAACCGATAAACCAGTCTGCCTACTGCTTAATAAAATAGATGCTATAAAAAAATCTGAACTATTTGACCTTGCCGCCGCCTGCGATAAAGTCGGCAACTTCCACAAAATATTTATGGTATCAGCCCTAAAAGGAAGTGGTGTAAGTGACGTAACCTCATATCTTGCTAATAACATCCCTGCCCATCCTTGGTTATATCCTGACGCGCAGATAAGTGATATATCCATGCGTATGCTTGCCGCTGAGATAACACGGGAAAAGTTGTTTTTACGCCTCAATAAGGAAATTCCTTACTCAATTATGGTAGAAACCGAAAGCTGGGATGAGAAAGATAATTCCATAAAAATAGCGCAGGCTATATATGTACAAAAAGAAGGACAAAAGAAAATCGTAATCGGCAAAAATGGCGCGATGCTTAAAGCGATAGGAATAGCGTCCCGCAAAGAACTAGAAAAACTAACTGATAAAAAAATCCACCTTTCCCTATTCGTAAAAATAAAGGAAAGATGGAAAGATAATAGCGAAACTTATAAGCTTCTAGGGTTAGAATTTAAGAGGTGA
- a CDS encoding DNA recombination protein RmuC, protein MEIMTTILMATLALVIGFLAAWIIANGRRSGISGRFEVAQQKLDELKKEIELHIQEKQGFYERAIAAETKNEVLSKELDNTQEKLRAEFKNTANNIFESFSDKFSIKSEQKISEILNPLKERLGEFKKNMEESFSAQGKETHTLKAEIEKIVLQTDSLTKALKGDSKAQGNWGEVMLERILEKSGLRSGEEYIVQASGMGLKGDDGSRLQPDVIVNLPDEKHIIIDSKVSLTAYERYCAESDENASKLLIKEFIRSIKAHVNNLSDKSYHNIESLKTPDFVMLFLPIEGAFSLALQEDSDLHSYAWDKKIVLVCPSTMFATLRTIASIWRIERQNLNAQEIARQGGKLYDKIMGFMEDMEKIDEHIGRLQKTYDSARGKLVDGRDNMLRQTEKLKELGIKANKSLPNSLKDKLESDFDEGNGRFIEVEVAEG, encoded by the coding sequence ATGGAAATAATGACTACGATACTTATGGCTACTCTTGCTTTAGTGATAGGGTTTCTTGCGGCGTGGATAATCGCGAATGGTCGTAGGAGTGGTATTTCTGGCAGATTTGAAGTAGCTCAGCAGAAATTAGATGAGCTTAAAAAAGAAATTGAACTGCATATACAGGAAAAACAAGGGTTTTATGAGCGAGCGATAGCGGCGGAAACCAAGAACGAAGTCCTGAGCAAAGAGCTAGATAATACACAGGAAAAATTACGCGCTGAGTTCAAAAATACGGCGAACAATATATTTGAGAGTTTTAGCGATAAATTCTCCATAAAATCTGAGCAGAAAATAAGCGAGATATTAAATCCACTGAAAGAGCGTCTTGGTGAGTTCAAAAAGAATATGGAAGAGTCATTTTCCGCGCAAGGCAAAGAGACGCATACTCTAAAGGCGGAAATAGAAAAAATAGTATTGCAAACCGATAGTTTGACCAAAGCCCTAAAGGGTGATTCAAAAGCGCAAGGAAATTGGGGTGAGGTTATGCTAGAGCGGATACTTGAAAAATCAGGACTACGTTCTGGTGAGGAATATATAGTACAGGCATCCGGCATGGGTTTGAAAGGTGATGATGGTAGTCGTCTGCAACCAGATGTAATAGTGAATTTACCGGATGAGAAACATATAATAATAGATTCCAAAGTATCGCTTACCGCGTATGAACGTTATTGCGCTGAGAGTGATGAAAACGCGAGTAAATTGCTTATCAAGGAATTTATCCGTTCAATAAAAGCGCACGTAAATAATCTTAGCGATAAGAGTTACCATAATATAGAGTCTCTTAAAACTCCCGACTTTGTAATGTTATTTTTGCCGATTGAAGGGGCATTCTCATTGGCTTTACAGGAGGATAGTGATCTTCATTCATATGCTTGGGATAAAAAGATAGTACTGGTTTGCCCTTCCACCATGTTTGCCACACTGCGCACTATAGCCTCTATTTGGCGGATTGAGCGGCAGAATCTAAACGCTCAGGAGATAGCGAGGCAGGGTGGCAAATTATATGACAAAATAATGGGTTTTATGGAGGATATGGAAAAAATAGATGAGCATATCGGGAGATTGCAAAAAACCTATGATTCAGCTCGTGGTAAGCTGGTAGATGGTCGTGATAATATGTTAAGGCAAACGGAAAAACTGAAGGAACTGGGAATAAAAGCTAATAAATCGCTGCCTAACTCCTTGAAGGATAAGCTGGAAAGTGATTTTGACGAAGGAAATGGGCGGTTTATAGAGGTTGAAGTGGCGGAAGGTTAA
- the glmU gene encoding bifunctional UDP-N-acetylglucosamine diphosphorylase/glucosamine-1-phosphate N-acetyltransferase GlmU, producing MTSFACVILAAGKGTRMKSTMPKVMHEVAGMPMINHVITTVSKLNPDKKIVVIADHMESVKESVKKIDNKASFAIQHEQLGTAHAVSQTKEYLSSYSGKVLILYGDTPLITSDTLERMLEKSVSAEVTVLGMRLTNPYGYGRLLLDEKGHISEIIEEKDANDAQKKINLCNSGVMVVSGKYLFDILSKITPNNKAGEYYLTDIIALAGDMNLHCSVVEADASELSGVNSRAQLAEAESVIQNRLRKNLLDSGVTMTDPSSVYLRGDTRIAPDVIIHPNVVFGEEVNIEGGVLIKSFSHIEGAHIKSGAVVGPFARLRKGSVVGNNANIGNFVELKNTTLGDNAKANHLSYVGDSEVGNNANIGAGTITCNYDGVNKHKTIIGEGAFIGSNSSLVAPVKIGNNSITGAGSVITTDVPENNLAIERSEQINKQKKVGK from the coding sequence ATGACTTCTTTCGCCTGCGTAATACTTGCTGCCGGTAAGGGTACTAGAATGAAATCCACCATGCCAAAAGTTATGCATGAGGTCGCCGGAATGCCGATGATTAATCATGTAATAACCACTGTATCAAAACTTAACCCTGATAAAAAAATAGTGGTGATCGCCGATCATATGGAATCAGTAAAAGAATCCGTAAAAAAGATTGATAACAAAGCGTCCTTTGCCATCCAACATGAACAGCTTGGCACGGCTCACGCTGTATCACAAACCAAAGAATATTTATCATCATATAGCGGGAAAGTGTTAATATTATACGGTGACACTCCACTCATAACATCTGATACTCTGGAAAGAATGCTGGAGAAATCCGTATCAGCGGAAGTTACGGTTCTTGGTATGCGCCTTACCAACCCATACGGATATGGTCGTCTGCTACTTGATGAGAAAGGGCATATAAGTGAGATAATAGAAGAAAAAGACGCAAACGATGCCCAGAAAAAAATTAATCTCTGCAACTCAGGGGTTATGGTTGTAAGTGGCAAATATCTTTTTGATATTCTTTCTAAAATCACTCCAAACAATAAAGCCGGTGAATATTATTTAACGGATATTATAGCGCTCGCCGGTGATATGAATCTACATTGCTCTGTGGTAGAAGCTGACGCTTCTGAACTTTCAGGAGTAAACAGCAGAGCGCAACTTGCTGAGGCTGAATCCGTAATCCAAAACCGTCTGCGTAAGAATCTGCTTGATAGCGGTGTTACCATGACCGATCCAAGCAGTGTATATTTACGCGGCGACACTAGAATAGCGCCAGATGTAATAATCCATCCAAATGTTGTTTTTGGTGAAGAGGTAAATATTGAGGGTGGCGTTTTGATAAAATCATTTTCTCATATTGAGGGGGCACATATAAAATCAGGAGCGGTCGTGGGACCATTCGCCCGTTTGCGTAAAGGCAGTGTAGTAGGTAATAACGCTAACATCGGAAATTTTGTTGAACTAAAAAACACCACACTGGGAGATAATGCCAAAGCCAATCACCTAAGCTATGTAGGTGATAGCGAAGTTGGCAATAATGCTAATATCGGAGCCGGAACAATTACCTGTAATTATGACGGTGTAAACAAGCATAAAACAATAATTGGTGAAGGAGCGTTTATCGGCTCTAACAGCTCGCTGGTAGCTCCAGTAAAAATTGGAAATAACTCTATAACCGGAGCGGGAAGCGTAATAACCACCGATGTACCAGAAAACAACCTAGCCATAGAAAGAAGTGAGCAAATAAATAAACAGAAAAAAGTTGGAAAATAA
- a CDS encoding DUF983 domain-containing protein translates to MSDDKLSFPLVVVRGSFSLCPNCGEGKIFKSYLKPVDNCQICKTELGSIRADDGPAWFTMIIVGCLLTPFIVITFPMINLPLWVTAIFWPSIAILLALLILPRAKGAFIGALWLLDKRKNN, encoded by the coding sequence ATGAGTGATGATAAACTTAGTTTCCCATTAGTTGTTGTTCGCGGTTCTTTTTCCCTTTGTCCAAATTGTGGAGAGGGAAAAATATTCAAATCTTACCTTAAACCCGTAGATAATTGTCAAATATGTAAAACTGAACTTGGCAGTATACGGGCTGATGATGGTCCAGCGTGGTTTACCATGATAATAGTTGGCTGCCTGCTTACACCATTTATAGTTATTACATTTCCTATGATTAATCTTCCACTATGGGTTACCGCAATATTCTGGCCAAGCATCGCTATTCTCTTAGCGCTATTAATTCTACCTAGAGCTAAAGGAGCGTTTATCGGAGCTTTGTGGTTGCTAGATAAAAGAAAAAACAACTAA